A stretch of Clostridia bacterium DNA encodes these proteins:
- the trpB gene encoding tryptophan synthase subunit beta, with protein MLEKNVDFAVYTKTTPTKDGFFGTYGGAFIPPQLVEEFENIATAYQTICKSSRFISELRRIRKEFQGRPTPVSHCERLSNSIGNCQIYLKREDLNHTGAHKLNHCMGEALLAKYLGKKKIIAETGAGQHGVALATAAAYFGLECDIYMGEVDIAKQAPNVARMKLLGAKVVPVSHGLKTLKEAVDAAFEAYMGDFTDTIYCIGSVVGPHPFPVMVRDFQAVVGIEAREQFLDMTGELPDAVVACVGGGSNAAGIMSGFFNDPVKLYGVEPMGRGTKLGEHAASLTFGSEGVMHGFNSIMLKDDKGEPAPVHSIASGLDYPSVGPEHAYLRDIGRVEYKSATDDEAIDAFSTLSKMEGIIPALESAHAVAYAMKLAKEMETGSILINLSGRGDKDLEYVIEHYGERLGLK; from the coding sequence GGTTTTTCGGCACCTACGGTGGTGCCTTTATCCCACCTCAGCTGGTAGAAGAATTTGAAAATATCGCAACTGCCTACCAGACGATTTGCAAAAGTTCTCGCTTCATTAGCGAACTAAGAAGAATCCGAAAAGAATTCCAAGGCCGTCCAACACCAGTAAGCCATTGTGAAAGACTTTCAAATTCCATCGGAAATTGCCAGATCTATCTTAAAAGAGAAGATTTGAACCATACAGGTGCACACAAACTAAACCACTGCATGGGTGAAGCACTCTTGGCCAAATACCTAGGCAAGAAAAAGATTATCGCTGAAACCGGCGCTGGACAACACGGTGTTGCTCTTGCCACAGCCGCTGCCTATTTCGGTTTAGAATGCGACATCTACATGGGTGAAGTAGATATCGCCAAACAAGCACCAAACGTAGCACGTATGAAACTGCTCGGTGCAAAAGTTGTTCCCGTTTCCCACGGTCTTAAAACCCTAAAAGAAGCGGTAGACGCAGCCTTTGAAGCCTATATGGGCGACTTCACCGATACCATCTACTGTATCGGTAGCGTGGTAGGCCCTCATCCCTTCCCAGTAATGGTAAGAGATTTCCAAGCAGTCGTAGGCATCGAAGCCAGAGAACAATTCCTAGATATGACTGGAGAACTACCGGATGCTGTTGTAGCCTGCGTAGGTGGTGGTTCCAATGCAGCTGGAATCATGTCTGGATTCTTTAACGACCCCGTTAAACTTTACGGTGTTGAGCCCATGGGCAGAGGAACAAAACTCGGCGAACACGCTGCTAGTTTGACCTTCGGTTCCGAAGGCGTAATGCATGGATTCAATTCCATCATGCTAAAAGACGACAAAGGTGAGCCGGCTCCCGTGCATTCCATCGCCAGTGGTCTAGACTATCCTTCTGTTGGCCCAGAACACGCCTACCTAAGAGATATCGGCCGCGTGGAATACAAGTCCGCTACAGACGACGAAGCCATCGATGCTTTTTCCACCCTATCTAAAATGGAAGGCATCATCCCTGCACTAGAAAGTGCACACGCTGTCGCCTATGCCATGAAACTCGCCAAAGAAATGGAAACAGGTTCCATCCTGATCAACCTTTCCGGCCGCGGAGACAAAGACCTAGAGTATGTAATTGAACATTACGGAGAACGCTTAGGCCTGAAGTAG
- a CDS encoding MMPL family transporter, with the protein MSKKNKNYENKTSALEKVSAIIVDKRKAFYLLYGILAIFCAFSMNWVAVDNDLTDYLPEDAETRIGLSIMEDEFTTFGTADIMVDNISYEQAEDIARQIEETPGVSSVEFEEEDDQYLDASALFRVVFDGEETDQVSLDAMNSIKEDLSGYDLYIDSAVGESRAESIAAEMKVVMGIAIFIILAVLLFTSHTYAEIPVLLITFAIAALLNMGTNFLFGTISFVSDSVAVVLQLALAIDYAIILCHRYTEERKKAEPRQAVIIALSKAIPEICGSSLTTLMGLVAMTFMQFRIGYDMGIVLMKAIVLSLLCVFTLMPGLLLSFSKLIDKTHHKNFVPTINVWGHMAVKTRFVMLPVFIVLVIASFIFANKCPYVYGYSTLSTVKQNDAQIAEKKISDTFGTTNTLAMMVPSGDYDTEKQLLQKIEALDQIDSVQGLSSIEAMDDYILTDKLTPRQFSELTDLDIEAARLLYSAYAVDDETYGKLVSGIDSYGVPLIDIFMFVYDQVQLGYVTLDADLNQDLEDIHEKLTDARLQLEGENYSRFVLKLNLPEESEETFAFLDTLHEIGGEYYDYDSVYVVGESTSDADLASSFKNDNILISILSAVFVMLVLLFTFQSAGLPVLLIVVIQSSIWLNFSIPYLQQENLFFMSYLVVSAIQMGANIDYAIVITNRYTQLKKEMPIKEAIVEALNQGFPTIITSGTMLASAGLLIGRLSSDPAIASIGTCLGRGTIISILQVMGILPQILLVGDLLIEKTAFTLKKAPLRQTRYGSMRVTGHVRGYVSGMVDADFSGTVYGSLNALVEAGSLENLDTTIPVDHQLPLGEEVQPDVKQDKQ; encoded by the coding sequence GTGAGCAAGAAAAACAAAAACTACGAAAACAAAACCAGCGCCCTAGAAAAAGTATCTGCCATTATTGTAGACAAACGCAAAGCCTTTTACCTCCTATATGGTATCTTGGCCATTTTTTGTGCTTTTTCCATGAACTGGGTTGCAGTAGACAATGACTTAACTGACTATCTGCCAGAAGATGCAGAAACCAGAATCGGGCTCAGCATCATGGAAGATGAATTCACCACCTTTGGCACAGCCGACATCATGGTCGACAACATCTCCTATGAACAGGCAGAGGATATCGCCCGTCAAATTGAAGAAACACCCGGCGTAAGCTCGGTAGAGTTTGAAGAGGAAGACGACCAGTATCTCGATGCTTCCGCCCTCTTTCGTGTGGTGTTCGACGGTGAAGAAACCGACCAGGTAAGTCTTGACGCTATGAATAGCATCAAGGAAGACTTATCTGGCTATGACCTATATATCGATAGCGCTGTTGGAGAATCAAGAGCTGAATCCATCGCGGCTGAAATGAAAGTCGTTATGGGCATCGCCATTTTCATTATTTTGGCAGTCCTTTTGTTTACCTCCCATACCTATGCTGAGATTCCAGTACTCCTTATTACCTTCGCCATAGCCGCCCTGCTCAATATGGGAACCAACTTTCTGTTTGGCACCATTTCCTTTGTATCGGATTCGGTAGCAGTAGTCTTGCAGCTGGCCCTTGCCATCGACTACGCCATCATTCTTTGCCACCGCTACACGGAAGAGCGAAAAAAAGCAGAACCTAGACAAGCAGTCATCATTGCACTTAGTAAGGCCATCCCGGAAATATGCGGCAGCAGCTTGACCACCCTGATGGGACTGGTAGCCATGACCTTTATGCAATTTCGAATCGGCTACGATATGGGAATCGTACTGATGAAGGCCATCGTCCTTAGCTTGCTGTGTGTCTTCACCCTGATGCCCGGACTCTTACTTTCTTTTAGCAAGCTCATTGACAAAACGCACCATAAAAACTTCGTGCCGACCATCAATGTCTGGGGACATATGGCCGTAAAGACTCGTTTCGTCATGTTGCCTGTTTTCATCGTACTGGTAATCGCATCCTTCATTTTTGCGAATAAATGTCCCTATGTCTATGGATATAGCACCTTAAGTACCGTAAAACAAAATGATGCCCAGATTGCTGAGAAAAAGATTAGCGATACCTTCGGAACCACCAATACCCTCGCCATGATGGTACCTTCCGGAGACTACGATACGGAAAAGCAATTGTTGCAAAAAATTGAAGCGCTAGACCAAATTGATTCGGTCCAAGGACTTTCCTCCATTGAAGCCATGGACGACTACATCCTGACCGACAAGCTTACGCCCCGCCAGTTCTCAGAACTGACTGACCTGGATATTGAGGCAGCACGACTCTTGTATTCTGCCTATGCCGTGGACGATGAAACCTATGGCAAGCTAGTCAGTGGGATTGATTCCTATGGCGTACCGCTAATCGATATCTTCATGTTTGTCTATGACCAGGTTCAATTAGGCTATGTAACCTTAGATGCCGATTTAAACCAAGACCTAGAAGACATCCATGAAAAACTAACCGATGCTAGATTACAACTAGAAGGAGAAAACTATAGTCGGTTTGTACTTAAACTAAATCTACCAGAAGAAAGTGAGGAAACCTTCGCTTTTCTAGACACGCTCCACGAAATAGGAGGAGAATACTACGACTACGATAGCGTCTATGTAGTGGGTGAATCCACTAGTGATGCCGACCTAGCCTCTTCCTTTAAAAACGATAACATCCTTATCAGCATCTTATCGGCAGTATTCGTGATGTTGGTACTCCTATTCACCTTCCAGTCGGCCGGTCTTCCGGTTCTTCTGATTGTGGTGATTCAAAGCAGTATTTGGCTTAACTTCTCCATACCATATCTGCAACAGGAGAACCTGTTTTTCATGAGTTATTTGGTGGTCAGCGCCATCCAGATGGGGGCCAACATTGACTACGCCATCGTAATCACCAACCGCTATACGCAGTTGAAAAAAGAGATGCCCATCAAGGAGGCCATTGTGGAGGCTCTCAACCAAGGCTTCCCGACCATCATCACATCGGGTACCATGCTGGCGTCAGCAGGACTCTTGATCGGACGTTTGTCTTCCGATCCTGCCATCGCGTCTATTGGAACCTGCCTAGGTCGAGGAACCATCATCTCCATCTTGCAGGTCATGGGGATACTTCCTCAAATACTGCTGGTCGGAGACTTGCTGATTGAAAAAACAGCCTTCACCTTGAAAAAAGCCCCCCTCAGGCAGACTCGCTATGGAAGCATGCGGGTCACAGGACATGTACGAGGCTATGTTTCCGGTATGGTGGATGCAGACTTTTCCGGTACGGTTTACGGTTCCCTCAATGCTTTAGTAGAAGCCGGGTCCCTGGAAAATCTAGATACAACTATCCCAGTCGATCATCAACTACCCCTTGGAGAGGAGGTACAACCCGATGTCAAACAAGATAAACAATAA
- a CDS encoding TetR/AcrR family transcriptional regulator: protein MDKKTQQTKKLLADSLKSIMAIKALNKISIREICEESGFNRQTFYYHFEDIFDLVKWMFRKDTELLLQQTENLLFWQESLLQLFQYIESNRAVCLCALESMGRVYLKQFFSDVISKAVFVMGHELPVESKKYMEFLAQYYTVAMVGLLESWVLGELEETPEQVVEYFSTIVNDQFQGAVLRNQADSLSGCF, encoded by the coding sequence TTGGATAAAAAGACACAACAAACTAAGAAATTGCTTGCGGATTCGCTAAAAAGCATCATGGCGATAAAAGCTTTAAATAAAATATCCATACGGGAAATCTGTGAAGAGAGTGGATTCAATCGGCAGACCTTTTATTACCATTTTGAGGATATCTTCGATTTGGTGAAATGGATGTTTCGTAAGGACACGGAGCTCCTCTTGCAGCAAACGGAAAATTTGCTCTTTTGGCAGGAATCCTTGCTGCAGTTGTTTCAATATATTGAAAGCAATCGAGCAGTCTGTCTGTGCGCTCTTGAATCGATGGGGCGGGTCTATTTGAAACAGTTCTTTTCGGATGTTATTTCAAAAGCGGTCTTTGTGATGGGCCATGAATTGCCTGTGGAATCCAAGAAGTATATGGAATTTCTAGCGCAGTATTATACGGTGGCCATGGTTGGATTGTTGGAAAGCTGGGTTCTAGGAGAACTAGAAGAAACCCCAGAACAAGTGGTGGAGTATTTCAGCACCATTGTGAATGACCAGTTCCAGGGCGCTGTTCTTAGAAACCAGGCTGATAGTCTTTCTGGCTGTTTCTAG